The Amylolactobacillus amylophilus DSM 20533 = JCM 1125 genome contains a region encoding:
- a CDS encoding cysteine desulfurase family protein produces the protein MIYFDNSATTKIDPSALETYQKVAQDIWGNPSSLHELGDQAFQMLETARKQVASLLGFKPHEIFFTSGGTESDNWAIKGTALAKREFGRHIITSSVEHPAVMNSVLQLEQLGFEVTILPVDASGRVSVADLRQAIRKDTILVSIMAVNNEIGAIQPIQEIGDLLEDYPTVHFHVDAVQGLGKNLWQKIYHRRIDLMSFSGHKFHGPRGIGILYKKERRQIAPLMTGGGQERDLRSGTENTPAIAAMAKALRLLLTDEPEKAEHQLAIKGKIYDYLKDKPGIQIFSPLTDDFSPHVLCFSLVGIRGETVVHTLESKGIYFSTTSACSSKKGIESSTLKAMQVPEKVATSAVRLSFDENNTMAEADEFIATFEPIYQHFYAINHHGNEAK, from the coding sequence ATGATTTACTTTGATAATAGTGCGACAACAAAGATTGATCCTAGTGCACTAGAGACCTACCAGAAGGTGGCACAAGATATTTGGGGCAATCCATCTAGCTTACACGAGCTCGGTGATCAGGCGTTCCAAATGCTGGAAACTGCCCGCAAACAAGTAGCCAGTCTGTTAGGATTTAAGCCACATGAGATTTTCTTCACCAGCGGTGGTACGGAAAGTGATAATTGGGCAATTAAGGGTACGGCACTTGCTAAACGGGAATTTGGGCGGCACATCATCACCAGTAGTGTCGAACACCCAGCGGTAATGAACTCGGTGCTCCAACTGGAACAATTGGGCTTTGAAGTCACAATTCTTCCGGTTGATGCTTCTGGGCGGGTTAGTGTGGCAGACCTGAGGCAAGCAATCAGAAAAGATACCATTCTGGTCTCGATTATGGCGGTCAACAATGAGATTGGGGCAATTCAGCCCATCCAGGAGATTGGTGACTTATTGGAAGATTATCCTACCGTGCATTTTCATGTTGATGCAGTTCAGGGACTAGGGAAGAATCTTTGGCAGAAAATCTATCATCGAAGGATTGACTTGATGAGTTTCTCCGGGCATAAGTTTCATGGACCACGCGGGATTGGTATCCTCTACAAGAAAGAACGGCGCCAAATTGCGCCGCTCATGACTGGTGGGGGGCAAGAGCGTGACCTGCGATCAGGCACGGAGAATACACCGGCGATTGCGGCGATGGCAAAAGCCCTCCGATTACTACTGACTGACGAACCTGAGAAGGCAGAGCACCAGCTAGCCATTAAGGGAAAGATTTATGATTACCTGAAAGATAAGCCAGGAATCCAAATATTCTCCCCACTGACTGATGATTTCTCACCACATGTGTTATGTTTCTCGCTTGTAGGGATTCGGGGAGAGACTGTCGTGCATACGCTTGAAAGTAAGGGGATTTACTTCTCAACCACGAGTGCTTGCTCAAGTAAAAAAGGAATTGAGTCAAGCACACTGAAGGCGATGCAGGTACCAGAGAAAGTGGCCACTAGTGCCGTGAGACTCAGTTTCGACGAGAACAATACCATGGCTGAAGCTGATGAGTTTATCGCCACATTTGAACCAATCTACCAGCATTTTTATGCGATTAATCATCACGGTAACGAGGCTAAATAA
- the thiI gene encoding tRNA uracil 4-sulfurtransferase ThiI, whose translation MEYTEIMVRYGELSTKGKNRKDFIGRLNGNVTKALRAYKDTINIQPKRDRMHIILNGAPFDEIDHILGKVFGIQTYSPAIRIERDIELVKQTALELMQATYEPGMTYKVNTRRSDHGYEYDTNQMNLLIGDYLSEQMPEMKVQMRNADLVLRIEVRHDAIYLSNQLIHGAGGLPVGTAGKGVMMLSGGIDSPVASYLAMKRGVEIEMVHFFSPPYTTKKALAKAQELTGKLANYSGKINFIAVPFAEIQETIKANVPEGYLMTIQRRFMLRLTDIIRDQREALAIFNGEAIGQVASQTLESMAAINDVTNTPILRPVATMDKTEIIKIAEEIDTFDLSVMPFEDCCTIFAPPRPKTRPNLDKARHYEQMLDVTGLIERALSGIEITPVYPEQQFLNDEEDFATSLL comes from the coding sequence GTGGAATACACAGAGATTATGGTGCGCTACGGCGAGCTTTCGACTAAGGGTAAGAATCGCAAAGATTTTATCGGCCGGCTAAACGGCAACGTCACGAAGGCCCTGCGCGCTTACAAAGATACAATTAACATTCAACCAAAGCGTGATCGGATGCACATTATTCTAAATGGTGCACCTTTTGACGAAATCGATCATATTCTTGGTAAAGTGTTTGGCATTCAGACATATTCACCCGCAATTAGGATTGAACGCGATATTGAGTTGGTGAAGCAGACGGCCCTAGAACTGATGCAGGCAACATATGAACCGGGAATGACCTATAAGGTGAACACGAGACGGTCGGATCATGGATATGAGTATGACACGAATCAGATGAACCTCCTCATTGGTGACTACTTGAGCGAACAGATGCCTGAAATGAAAGTTCAGATGCGAAACGCCGACCTCGTCTTGAGGATTGAGGTGCGCCACGATGCAATTTATCTGTCCAATCAATTGATTCACGGTGCTGGTGGTTTACCAGTGGGCACCGCCGGCAAGGGCGTGATGATGCTCTCCGGGGGAATTGACTCACCGGTAGCCAGCTACTTGGCTATGAAACGTGGCGTGGAGATTGAAATGGTGCACTTCTTCAGCCCACCCTACACAACCAAAAAGGCGCTGGCAAAGGCTCAGGAGCTGACGGGGAAGCTCGCTAACTACAGCGGTAAGATTAACTTCATCGCCGTGCCTTTTGCTGAGATTCAAGAGACCATTAAGGCAAATGTACCTGAAGGCTACTTGATGACGATTCAACGCCGCTTCATGCTGCGGCTCACGGATATTATTCGTGATCAAAGAGAGGCACTCGCCATTTTTAACGGCGAGGCGATCGGGCAGGTGGCCTCCCAGACTCTTGAAAGTATGGCCGCAATTAATGACGTGACCAACACGCCCATCCTGCGGCCGGTAGCAACGATGGACAAAACAGAGATTATCAAAATTGCGGAGGAGATTGACACATTTGATCTTTCGGTGATGCCGTTTGAGGATTGTTGTACAATCTTCGCTCCACCGCGTCCAAAGACGAGACCAAACCTAGATAAAGCGCGACACTATGAGCAGATGCTTGATGTCACTGGTCTCATCGAGCGGGCACTCTCGGGCATTGAGATTACCCCAGTTTACCCAGAGCAACAGTTCCTCAATGATGAAGAAGATTTTGCCACAAGTCTGCTCTAA